Proteins encoded within one genomic window of Scheffersomyces stipitis CBS 6054 chromosome 3, complete sequence:
- a CDS encoding predicted protein, which translates to MKLLTDADVITYLNSNLTKNSLAKFQNVLIEGLKTYKQNPDKVVPPRIAQMSNNEDSDTTHLFMPCISPNEVGIKVISGGAGNNAKGLGFQGCVLVLDEITGSLNALVNAKSLTAFRTALASTSGLTKVIPYDWEEVELLPELTVFGVGAQAYWHVKLILTFYKEKITTVNILNRSLANAEKLCDRFRVEHPDVVFNEFSYEGDKSEFTGHIRNSSIIIGCTPATSPVILNDYINQDPKYHKFISLIGSYKPHMIELDLAVIEQFKSTGTAILVDSKEHTLHEAGELIQADFDADHLIEIGELYDPDNYLPPKLFTLHANNVVVQKIVGLSIMDLSIAKCIAEDTRSGGVEVAEF; encoded by the coding sequence ATGAAGTTGCTAACAGATGCCGACGTCATCACGTATCTTAATAGCAATCTAACCAAAAACTCTCTTGCCAAATTTCAGAATGTTTTGATTGAGGGCTTGAAGACCTACAAGCAGAATCCAGACAAAGTGGTCCCACCTCGAATTGCGCAAATGAGCAACAACGAAGACTCAGATACAACCCACTTGTTCATGCCCTGTATTTCTCCTAATGAAGTCGGAATCAAGGTCATAAGTGGAGGAGCCGGGAATAATGCCAAAGGGTTGGGTTTTCAAGGATGTGTGCTTGTCTTGGACGAAATCACTGGCTCGCTCAATGCTTTAGTAAATGCAAAATCATTGACAGCTTTCCGCACAGCATTAGCCAGCACTTCGGGTCTCACCAAGGTGATTCCTTACGACTGGGAAGAGGTAGagcttcttccagaattgaCTGTATTCGGTGTAGGTGCACAGGCATACTGGCAcgtcaagttgatcttgacgttctacaaagagaaaattACTACAGTAAATATTCTCAACAGATCGTTGGCCAATGCCGAAAAATTATGTGACAGATTTAGGGTTGAACATCCTGATGTAGTGTTCAACGAGTTTCTGTACGAAGGGGATAAGAGCGAATTTACTGGCCATATACGAAACAGTTCTATCATAATCGGATGTACTCCTGCGACTTCACCTGTGATCTTGAACGACTATATCAACCAGGATCCAAAGTACCACAAGTTCATCTCGTTGATCGGCTCATATAAACCTCACATGATCGAGCTCGACTTGGCTGTAATAGAGCAATTTAAAAGTACAGGTACCGCGATTCTAGTTGACTCCAAAGAGCATACTCTCCATGAAGCAGGAGAACTTATCCAAGCTGATTTTGACGCAGATCACCTCATCGAGATTGGAGAATTGTACGACCCCGACAATTACTTGCCGCCCAAACTCTTCACTTTGCATGCGAACAATGTGGTGGTCCAGAAAATTGTTGGGTTGTCCATCATGGATTTGTCCATTGCAAAGTGCATTGCTGAGGATACAAGGAGTGGAGGTGTGGAAGTGGCTGAATTCTAa
- a CDS encoding predicted protein, with protein MYSRPSRPQVATSAVRAISRLLSNKSKNTHPENVVLADALNLLSPSVTTEQSRTTATTFKPSLFSNLTKGSANEQFNVDDLIKLPAKTTTNHITENYVNNLLLGIQSSSLVKKTSNYSSLDSMNNKDLSAYIKTIKEETRIFELMELFYSQNKLSLRILTDLILNKNVVHLDKSPVNLFNLRSNNNIRWEDINYTQFNIILLKKYHDLRKPLLIIKNLRENFSSQYLPLIEQNKLASFYERIVWKFNFEYVKQFNELHYIKELNQLKSSFLIWESSSENNCNIAKHILQNHKLNKIQTIFLSICANDLIQQTISHELLAGKSSKILSSLKKISIKYQLYNLSEFPNNESSRSLYYSLINSMENLILNELIDGEEQNVELLQNLKDIKQFREQYLMKLFRKNEWSELEQLRWVEEQMVLQSTKG; from the coding sequence ATGTATTCCAGACCGAGTCGGCCACAAGTGGCGACGTCGGCTGTCAGAGCCATCAGCAGATTGCTCTCCAACAAATCGAAAAACACGCATCCTGAAAATGTCGTTCTAGCAGATGCCTTGAATTTATTATCGCCTTCAGTAACCACAGAACAGTCCAGAACCACCGCCACAACGTTCAAGCCATCCTTATTCAGCAACTTAACGAAGGGTTCAGCGAACGAACAATTCAATGTAGACGATCTCATCAAGCTTCCTGCAAAAACAACCACCAACCATATCACAGAGAACTACGTCAATAATCTTTTACTCGGGATCCAGTCTTCCAGTCTCGTCAAAAAGACCTCCAACTACTCAAGTTTGGACTCAATGAACAATAAAGACTTATCTGCATATATAAAGACTATCAAAGAAGAGACACGTATCTTTGAGTTGATGGAACTTTTCTACTCCCAGAATAAGTTGAGTTTGCGAATCTTGACCGATTTGATCCTCAACAAGAATGTTGTGCATTTGGACAAATCTCCAGTAAATCTCTTCAACCTTCGTAGTAATAACAATATCAGATGGGAAGATATCAACTACACCCAGTTCAACATCATTTTACTTAAGAAATATCATGACTTACGCAAACCGTTGCtcattatcaagaacttaAGAGAGAACTTCAGTAGTCAGTATTTGCCTTTGATAGAACAGAATAAGCTTGCATCTTTCTACGAGAGAATAGTGTGgaagttcaactttgaaTATGTTAAGCAATTCAACGAACTTCATTACATCAAAGagttgaaccagttgaagtccagtttcttgatctgggaatcttcttcagagaatAATTGCAATATAGCAAAACACATCTTACAGAATCACAAGTTAAACAAGATCCAAACTATCTTCTTATCTATATGTGCGAACGACTTGATTCAACAAACTATCTCACATGAATTGTTAGCAGGAAAGAGTTCTAAGATCTTGTCAAGTTTAAAAAAGATTTCCATCAAGTACCAACTTTACAATTTGAGCGAGTTCCCCAATAACGAAAGTTCTCGCTCCTTGTATTATTCTTTGATAAATAGCATGGaaaacttgatcttgaatgAGTTGATTGATGGAGAGGAGCAGAATGTAGagcttcttcagaatctcAAGGATATCAAGCAATTTCGCGAACAGTATCTTATGAAGCTCTTTCGCAAGAACGAATGGTCTGAGcttgaacaattgagaTGggttgaagaacagatgGTTTTACAAAGTACAAAGGGATAG